The following is a genomic window from Bacillus paramycoides.
GAAACTACACTAAAACGTTCCTTAGACAAACAGGATGAAAAAGGGAATAAAACTCATTTTGGTGGGATGTATCGCTTTTTACATAAAAAATATCCACATCAAATCCGCGCAGTTATGACAGAATTAACAACTGCCTTACCATGTACAGGGACTCCATTATTCAAAATTTGCAAATTGCAAAAAGGAGTTAAGAATAAAAAAAGATATACGACTCTATATCTATCCTTACATACAGATTTCTTGTGTGCAAAAGAAACAGGAGAAGTACAGTATCGCGATCCATTCACACCAAAGCTTACTTATGCTCGTAAAGCTCGTTTTATCGAATCCGTACTACAAGAGATGAATATCGGTGAATTTGCACAAGACATGAACAAATTCATTCATGTACTTAAATATACATGCCATCGACAAATTCGAAGCGTAATTCATAGCTTACGTGACATGATAGATCGTAATGAAGAATATCCAAGTAAATTAGTCTATACTCTAAAGAAATTATTAAATCAAACATCACAATATCAAATTCTTGATACTGCGGCTAAAGAGGGGATTTACCCTCTTATTACACAACATGTTCCAAAAGAACAAAAGGAACAAGCTGTATTTGATTTCGGATTGCATTTCTCTATGTACTCTCTTCGAAACATCAAAAAGCTGTTCCGCAAAACATATGAGTTACTAAACTATAAATTTGCTGTACCTGTTACAGAGGAATCCTATCACCGCAACTATCTAAAGTATCAAGAAGAAACGTTATTTAGAAAGTACGCCTATGAACAAGGTGCAAACCTAAATGCTTATATTGCTTTAGAAATAGAAATACGTGAACTCTTAAAAGCAAGAGGACATAAAGAGCGTATTATTCCTAGTGATGTTCGTGAATTGTTCATTGAAAAGATAGATAGATTACCGAAAGAAAAGCTTCGTGTTATTGAAGTACCCGATAGCTTCAATTTAATAAAATTTATTCGTGCCTTTGAACAGTTAATCCGCGGTGGTATTCGAGTAACAACAGCTGAGCAAGTAATTTCAGCAATGAACACGAACTAATTATAATCAGCTCTCTATTTTTGAAAAAATTCAAGATAGAGGGCTATTCGTGTTGATACGTATATCTAAAAGAATTTTACTTGCTCTTCACAATAAGTAACTTTACTGGATTCTATTCATAATAGAATCTTTTTTTATGCACTCATATACAAAAATAGAATAGTGCCTATCTAAATCTCCACACATACTTTCATATAGAAATGTTATAAATTATCTATATACATTCAAATACCTACAAAAAATCATAAGGAAAAAATTAAATTTCGTGGATAAGTAGATAAATAACATATAATGTGAGCAATTTATTGTAAATATCGTTGGTATAAATAGTATCTACGTCTTTATCTACCAAAAATCATCAATATCAATGTTAGTTATGTGCTAAAACTGGATTATGTTGATTAATTTACATATAATGTGAATCTTTTGTGGATAAATATAATAAGATTGTGGAAATCCAGTGAATTCATATGGAATTTTACAATTGAATAAATATGTTTATTAATGTATTAATTTGTTTCATTTTTTATGTAGGAATACTACATTTCATTTATGATTATTTGTAGATTCCAGATTGTAATAACACCTATTTTTTCGTTGTTATATTCTACTATTTATGATTTTTTACGCTATGTACTGTTACAAGGCATTGTTACAGTAAGGATAAACATACATTTGGCAATCCTATATAAGTTTTATCTTTTTATTTTAAATATATATAAGATATATATTTATATTAGATTTTATTAACTAACATTCAATTTCATTCATACTAAATTAACTGAAAACAAAGATTAAAAAATGTTCTATTCATATACGAAAAAAAGGATGTTTTCTAAAATCAAAACATCCTTTTAAAATTTTCAAATTAATGTTCTTTAAACTGTATGGTTGCTACCACTTGGGCATGATCAGATTGTTTTTGATTTCCAATATCATCACATTTTAAATGCCGGTCAAGTACCTCATATGTGCTTACTCGACCAACATGCTCTTCGTTTTTTTCATTAAGTGCATTAGATACAAAAATATAGTCTAGTACATTTCCTATTTTTTTATAATAATGAGTTGGCAATCTTTTTTGTCCACTTTGATTTGGAGCTAAGTCAAAAGCATCGTAAAGTTTATAATCGTACCCTATTTTTTGTGTTTCTTCAGGAAGCGTTGAATAGGCTTTTCCATCTACTTCTAAAAGCCTTTCTCTATTAGTTAATGCTTCGATGGGAATAGAGTATTCATCATCATTTAAATCACCCAGCAAGATAACTGGAACCTCTTTATGAGTGCTTAGAGTTTCTGAGATCTCATGATACAAAACTGCTGATTCTGCCCCTCGTTGTAGTAATGATGCTACATGTCCAATTGATCTTGCACGTAAAGTTTCTAAAATTTTCTTATCCCATGTATCACTAGATGTAAAATTTAGATCTTTAACTACTGGATTTTTTGATTTTAAATGAGAAACATAAAAAACGACATCACCAGATCCATTAATATGTATCTTAGCTTTTATCGGAATTCGGCTGAATTTAAAACCTTTTTCAACCGGTAGTTCTTCAGTAATAGAATCTGGAACTTTAACTGGATCTATTGATATTATTGAATGCTTTGAAGCTATAGCAACCACTGGTTTTATAAATACTAACGAATTGTTTGCATCTGTCACAGCGTTTTCTACTGTTTCAAAATGAGTAAACCCTAGCTCCTCAACTAAGCTCTTCAAAGTCGTTGTGCTAAATACTTCTTGGAAACCAATAACATCGCATTTCATCTTCAATATTTGTTCTTTAATCCATTCTTTCTTTATTAACCAATCGGCGTCTGAATAAACATTTTGAGGCTCATACCATGCGAAAGGCGGTTCAACAAATTGGTATAAGTTAAATGTTCCACAGCGGATTTGCATAAGCTTTCACCTTCTTTAATATGATTTTTCCACACAGTGAAGATAGTGGCTGTTTTTCACCTATTAATTCGAATTTAATGATCTATTCTTTCTACTTATATTGTCTTGGTTAGTATTATATTTTAATTGGCTATTTAGAAAGAATATTTTCAGGATATGCCATTAATGTTTCCTTCTAAATGATGAATATACCCTATTAAATATTCTCTACAATGTGAAGGCATATTTTTATGCTTTTTAAGGTATAAATCGAAAATTTGGATTCTAACGCTCTCAAGGGGGATGAATGTGCGATGCAACAGCATAAAACTTACAGGACTTCTCATGTTCTATTTAATAGTTGGGGAATGTAAAAAAATCTTGGGCTCCAAATTATGTAGAAAGTTCAATTCATCCATTCACAAAAAAAGTTATTATGGACTAAATTTATTTTATTAAATGCTAATTCCTTTTTTTTCATGTATGAGATGTTTTACCGATTACTCATAATATGGATGTTCTTAAACTTATTCAAAGGAGTAACGTAAAATGAATCAACTAAAAGAAGTTATAAGTAAAGCCAAAATTTTATTAGTGATATCGCTAATACTTTTGTCAGGATGTCGTATGAATGGGGCAACTCAACCGGATGTTAGTCAAGAAAAAGTTTCTAACAAAAGTAATTCAATAAGAAACATTCAATTATCTCATGAAAATGAGGGGAATACTCGTACAGAGGGGATTTTAGGTTCTGATTATTACAAAAATGTAAATGAACAATCAGGAGAAGAGCTTAAGGGGGTATTACATGAAATCATTAAAAAACAAGACGTACTGTCTTACGAACAAACAAAGCAAGCATTAAAAGAAACAGATGAAGATCCCAATAACCCAAATAATATTTTGTTATTTTATGCGGGGCGTTCTCAATCTAAGCAATCATTTGGGAGTAGTGGGGATTTATGGAATCGCGAACATGTATGGTCCAAATCACATGGTGGATTTGATACAGAGAAAGGTCCAGCAACAGATCTTCATCAACTTAGACCAGAAGATGCCTCAGTAAATGCGGACAGAGGTAATCTTGACTTTGACTTAGATAATGGACATGTGAATAACCATAATGCAAAATGTTCTGGAACGGAACATAATGAGGCTCCAGATACTTGTTATGACGATGATTCTTGGGAACCAAGAGACGAAATAAAGGGTGATGTTGCAAGAATAATGTTTTATATGGCAGTTCGTTATGAAGGAGAATCTGGTGAACGGGATTTAGAGTTGGTAGACAGAACAGGCACTAAAGTACCTAATCACGGAAAATTATCTACATTGTTAAAATGGCATGAGCAAGACCCTGTTGATGAATTTGAAAGAAGAAGAAATAATATCATTTATGAAAAGTATCAACATAACCGTAATCCTTTTATTGATCATCCTGAATATGTAGGACGAATTTGGGACTAATTAACTAAATCAGCATTGATTTTAAAATGATGTAATAGCTATATATATATTGAAGTTCAAGAAAATGAATTTGTATATCAAAAAATTTTATTCGATTATTATTAAAGTCAAAAAAAGAGGGATTAAATGTTAAAAAAGAAAAATATGAAATTAAATTCCCCCTTAAACTTCATCGAGTATTAAATGAAAAATTTGAATTAAGTTGCGAAATAATAGAAGAATTCGACATTAAGTTAAAGGATGTTGATGAGACATATATTCAATTTATTGATAAAAAGAATAGGGATATGTATACACAGGTTTGATTTTGCGAAATCGAATAAACAGAGAAGAGAATGCATGTGAATTAACTTATAAAAAAAGATATGAAATTGTTAAGGATGATATACAAGGTGCTTTAGAAAAAGCAAAAGAAGATGGATTCGTTGTAGATAAGAATGAATTTAATGTGGAAATTGATTGGGGACTTACTAATAAAATTTTAAATATCGTATATAAACCAGATAAACAACCACGATTATCTGGACTAGAATTGCCGTCGGTAGAAACTTTACGAGAAATGTTTTTTAATAATGGCCACAAATATTTTTTAACTCTGGGAAAGAGGTTATTAACCATTCAGTTGTTTATGGTCCTGTTTTTTCACGAAAGTTTAAAGGGACATTTAAAAACAAAGAAGTAAATTTAGAAATATGGTCCATGGCTGAATGTAAGGAGCCAATTGTGGAGATTTCTTTAGAGAAATTTAAAAGTGATGAAAAAGACGAAGCCAATCAATATTATAATGAATTAAAAGAACTACTAAGTACTAAAGTTAACGAAGGATGGATTTTGAAGGAAAAGTTTTCTAAAACAGATTGGGTAATGAAGAAGTGCAAATAAAGTATATCTAGTATTAAAAAATACGTCATTCTAAAATGGGAATGACGTATTTTTTTAGGGACAAATTCGAAAATCTGTATCATTATCATATGTATTTAGTGTATCTAGAAATCTATATGGATGGTGATGAGATGAATCAATATCAAATGTTATATAGCACTCCGTATCTCTACTCTTC
Proteins encoded in this region:
- a CDS encoding endonuclease/exonuclease/phosphatase family protein produces the protein MQIRCGTFNLYQFVEPPFAWYEPQNVYSDADWLIKKEWIKEQILKMKCDVIGFQEVFSTTTLKSLVEELGFTHFETVENAVTDANNSLVFIKPVVAIASKHSIISIDPVKVPDSITEELPVEKGFKFSRIPIKAKIHINGSGDVVFYVSHLKSKNPVVKDLNFTSSDTWDKKILETLRARSIGHVASLLQRGAESAVLYHEISETLSTHKEVPVILLGDLNDDEYSIPIEALTNRERLLEVDGKAYSTLPEETQKIGYDYKLYDAFDLAPNQSGQKRLPTHYYKKIGNVLDYIFVSNALNEKNEEHVGRVSTYEVLDRHLKCDDIGNQKQSDHAQVVATIQFKEH
- a CDS encoding endonuclease I family protein, yielding MNQLKEVISKAKILLVISLILLSGCRMNGATQPDVSQEKVSNKSNSIRNIQLSHENEGNTRTEGILGSDYYKNVNEQSGEELKGVLHEIIKKQDVLSYEQTKQALKETDEDPNNPNNILLFYAGRSQSKQSFGSSGDLWNREHVWSKSHGGFDTEKGPATDLHQLRPEDASVNADRGNLDFDLDNGHVNNHNAKCSGTEHNEAPDTCYDDDSWEPRDEIKGDVARIMFYMAVRYEGESGERDLELVDRTGTKVPNHGKLSTLLKWHEQDPVDEFERRRNNIIYEKYQHNRNPFIDHPEYVGRIWD